The following proteins come from a genomic window of Paenibacillus sp. CAA11:
- a CDS encoding DoxX family protein, whose amino-acid sequence MFNQWLRTNKVAMWLLTVIRVYLGYEWITAGWGKLTKGFDAAGFLNGAIANSTGDHPAVQSWWATFLEHAALPGVKFFNVLIPLGEFLVGLGLILGTFTTFAALMGLVMNAAFLFSGTVSTNAQMLILEVFLVVAAANGGKIGLDRWVMPYLRSLFHKEHNEGQAKLPKSMKVKHTA is encoded by the coding sequence ATGTTTAACCAATGGCTCAGAACGAACAAAGTTGCAATGTGGTTGCTCACTGTAATTAGAGTATATCTCGGTTATGAATGGATCACAGCCGGTTGGGGAAAATTGACGAAAGGGTTTGATGCTGCAGGCTTCCTAAACGGAGCGATTGCCAACAGCACCGGAGATCATCCAGCTGTGCAGAGCTGGTGGGCTACCTTCCTCGAACACGCTGCGCTGCCAGGCGTTAAGTTCTTCAATGTACTCATTCCACTTGGCGAGTTCCTGGTTGGGCTTGGATTGATTCTAGGCACATTCACTACCTTTGCTGCTCTAATGGGACTCGTTATGAACGCCGCCTTCCTTTTCTCGGGAACAGTAAGCACGAATGCCCAAATGCTAATACTCGAAGTGTTCCTTGTTGTTGCAGCTGCTAATGGCGGCAAGATCGGGCTGGATCGTTGGGTCATGCCCTATCTGCGGAGCCTCTTCCACAAAGAGCACAACGAAGGACAGGCGAAACTTCCCAAGAGCATGAAAGTAAAACATACAGCATAG
- a CDS encoding YidH family protein has product MTVPQQEEMNDESKYIQQHLANERTFLAWLRTSIAVVGVGFLAAGLVFNSSREAVAHIFSAIAGISALIFGIAMMIAATIEYRIKRNQINTQSFRSSYLVVNLTFLFMLAIFGLLFGLIYFLLFP; this is encoded by the coding sequence ATGACGGTCCCACAACAAGAAGAAATGAACGACGAAAGCAAGTACATACAACAGCATTTAGCAAACGAACGCACCTTTCTTGCTTGGCTTCGAACTAGTATAGCTGTTGTAGGCGTCGGGTTTCTAGCCGCTGGTCTGGTGTTTAACAGCAGTCGTGAGGCTGTAGCCCACATTTTCTCGGCCATTGCGGGAATTAGCGCCCTCATTTTTGGGATAGCCATGATGATTGCGGCAACCATTGAATATCGAATTAAGCGTAACCAAATCAATACTCAATCTTTCCGTTCTTCTTATCTGGTCGTCAATCTGACCTTCTTATTCATGCTGGCGATATTTGGACTTTTATTCGGATTAATATATTTCCTGCTGTTCCCTTAA
- a CDS encoding trans-sulfuration enzyme family protein, with the protein MINSKDWLTCLRFEDKDGRFHGSSVAPLFEAAPFFFNSYEEYAEAARAEASHYVYWRGTNPTVRIVESMLAELEGGEDCRCFASGMAAIHAALMCCLTTGDHAVLVGHVYETSVHLIQYLNKFQISYTQVEGTSVEQVERAIRNQTRAILLESPTSLTFELVDLKAVAEMARSSGIRTIVDNSWATPIFQKPLSYGVDIVVHSVSKYLGGHNDLVGGAVIASSDIMERIFYEEYLLLGAAMGPFEAWLLIRGLRTLPLRMNAHHEAGMKVAEYLSGHPSVAAVHHPGLISHPQYDLGRRQLSGYGGLFSFVLKESSYEAVCKVINRLKRFRIGVSWGAMESQVISPNIGTNEQQLKEQGIPLSLIRLAVGHEPPNWLIEDLEQALQN; encoded by the coding sequence GTGATTAATAGCAAAGATTGGTTAACCTGTCTTCGATTTGAGGACAAGGATGGACGTTTTCACGGCTCTTCGGTAGCTCCCTTGTTCGAGGCAGCCCCGTTCTTTTTCAACAGTTATGAGGAATATGCCGAGGCAGCAAGGGCTGAAGCATCCCATTATGTTTACTGGAGAGGCACAAATCCAACGGTGCGAATTGTGGAGTCGATGCTCGCTGAGCTTGAAGGCGGGGAAGACTGCAGATGCTTTGCGTCAGGGATGGCCGCGATCCACGCAGCTCTGATGTGCTGTTTAACCACAGGGGATCATGCCGTGTTGGTTGGACATGTTTATGAAACTTCTGTCCACCTCATTCAGTATTTGAACAAATTTCAAATTAGCTATACCCAGGTAGAAGGCACGTCAGTAGAACAGGTAGAGCGGGCTATTAGGAATCAGACCAGAGCCATTTTACTGGAGAGCCCAACCTCTCTTACTTTTGAGCTGGTGGACTTAAAGGCTGTAGCTGAGATGGCACGATCCAGTGGTATTCGCACCATTGTCGATAATTCATGGGCGACCCCGATATTTCAAAAACCGCTGTCTTACGGTGTAGATATTGTAGTTCATTCGGTATCCAAATACTTAGGAGGACATAATGATCTGGTAGGCGGCGCTGTCATCGCTTCCAGCGACATTATGGAGCGGATCTTTTATGAAGAGTACCTGTTACTTGGAGCGGCTATGGGACCGTTTGAAGCATGGCTGCTGATTAGGGGGCTTCGCACGCTTCCGCTTAGAATGAATGCGCATCATGAGGCAGGCATGAAGGTGGCAGAGTATTTATCCGGGCATCCCAGTGTCGCAGCAGTACATCATCCAGGGCTAATCTCGCATCCGCAGTATGATTTAGGCCGAAGACAGCTTTCAGGCTATGGGGGATTGTTCAGCTTCGTGCTGAAGGAGTCATCCTATGAGGCCGTTTGCAAAGTGATTAATCGATTAAAGCGCTTTCGGATTGGTGTATCTTGGGGAGCAATGGAGAGTCAGGTCATCTCCCCAAACATCGGAACCAATGAACAGCAGCTTAAAGAGCAGGGCATTCCACTGTCATTAATTCGTCTTGCGGTAGGTCATGAACCGCCAAATTGGCTAATTGAAGATCTGGAGCAGGCGCTCCAGAATTAA
- a CDS encoding DUF3949 domain-containing protein translates to MLWFICLGIGVYLLINAAMIPVQYSYIGELRKRQQSSGKSQQELYQDMPFGEEQLHAHQQGAFWPASIVAGLIYKRKHGVTKV, encoded by the coding sequence ATGCTTTGGTTTATCTGTTTAGGGATCGGAGTTTATCTATTGATAAATGCTGCCATGATTCCAGTTCAGTATTCGTATATTGGTGAGTTGCGAAAACGCCAGCAAAGCAGCGGAAAATCTCAGCAGGAATTGTATCAGGATATGCCTTTTGGAGAAGAGCAGCTGCATGCTCATCAGCAAGGTGCCTTTTGGCCGGCGTCCATCGTAGCAGGATTAATCTACAAGAGAAAGCATGGCGTGACAAAAGTTTAA
- a CDS encoding general stress protein: protein MKLAVAVFQTRQDASLAVHDIMEEGVSHKDISVIAKDLTELQKIADDNGLKDADPGTGGGVFGTLRELAGIAKGSRGEAGAMGAATKMTAGTELWREGDELAVALMSAGIPDEDARNYQTYVRKEHYLVLVACEEPKAERIRQILSAHQQIAVE from the coding sequence ATGAAACTGGCTGTGGCCGTATTTCAGACTAGACAGGATGCATCGCTGGCTGTCCATGACATTATGGAAGAGGGAGTATCTCACAAGGATATATCTGTCATTGCCAAAGATCTGACAGAGCTTCAAAAGATAGCCGATGACAATGGGCTGAAGGATGCCGATCCAGGTACGGGCGGCGGCGTGTTTGGAACGTTGAGGGAGCTTGCGGGAATTGCTAAGGGCTCTCGTGGAGAGGCAGGCGCAATGGGTGCGGCCACGAAGATGACCGCTGGTACAGAGCTGTGGAGAGAAGGTGATGAACTAGCGGTCGCATTAATGAGCGCTGGAATTCCTGACGAGGATGCAAGGAACTATCAGACTTATGTAAGAAAGGAGCACTATTTAGTATTAGTTGCCTGTGAAGAGCCTAAAGCGGAGCGAATTCGTCAAATTCTGTCCGCCCATCAACAAATCGCTGTAGAATAA
- a CDS encoding sensor domain-containing diguanylate cyclase codes for MKAAQSPKKVSLTVLLSGIVILSFLITIIIAVTASSKSERELLYGRTLEMNRSDAIRTSNTMNMLFKSMRGNLEEITREVADMDPKRDSSLIQERLDLVNKSSNYFNSLSWIGLDGRVLNITPPSVNLVGKQLKTEAVKEALASRRPEISEPYIGTTGRLIVLMTQPIFDSKGNYRGIMGGTLYLQEDNILSSIFGLNHVDQVGSYFYVVDSKGSLIYHPNKDRLGEDVSMNPIVQNLKQNMSGKERVINTKGVAFLAGYHTVDENGWGIVVQTPIRMVSEEQSKQVTEMFLIMLPPFLLFMAIAVWLAQRLAAPFVYLARFVSKASSGQGKMVIPQIKHHWNREADLLTKAVMTTIHKMQQEHAELSDSVMKDPLTGLLNRRALNAKLDDLIENQQSFSLLMMDIDKFKNINDTFGHQAGDEVLQFLADLIGTSIRPQDICYRLGGEELIVLLPDTRLDEAFLMAEQIRKRCESTDSPVRRPITISIGVAEYPALTSDLEELYELADQALYRAKAAGRNRTIKAGTR; via the coding sequence ATGAAAGCTGCCCAAAGCCCAAAAAAGGTTAGCCTTACCGTATTGCTCTCTGGAATTGTTATTTTATCGTTCCTTATTACAATCATCATTGCGGTAACAGCTTCTTCGAAATCAGAAAGAGAGCTGTTATATGGAAGAACCTTGGAAATGAACCGTTCTGACGCAATTAGAACAAGCAATACTATGAATATGCTCTTTAAATCTATGCGGGGAAATCTTGAAGAAATTACTAGAGAAGTGGCTGATATGGATCCGAAAAGGGATTCCAGTCTAATTCAGGAGCGGTTGGACCTGGTAAATAAAAGTAGCAATTACTTTAATTCTCTGTCTTGGATTGGTCTAGATGGTCGTGTTCTGAACATTACTCCTCCTTCCGTGAACTTAGTCGGCAAGCAGCTTAAGACAGAAGCGGTCAAAGAAGCCCTTGCGTCAAGAAGGCCGGAAATTTCCGAACCTTATATTGGGACAACGGGCAGATTGATTGTCCTTATGACACAGCCTATTTTTGATAGCAAGGGGAACTATAGGGGAATAATGGGCGGGACGCTCTATCTTCAGGAGGACAACATACTCAGTTCCATTTTTGGCTTGAATCATGTTGACCAGGTTGGATCCTATTTCTACGTTGTAGATTCCAAGGGGAGCCTGATCTATCATCCTAACAAGGATCGGCTTGGAGAGGATGTGAGCATGAATCCGATTGTACAGAACTTGAAGCAAAATATGAGCGGGAAGGAACGAGTTATCAATACCAAAGGCGTAGCTTTTCTGGCTGGTTATCATACCGTGGACGAGAATGGATGGGGGATCGTTGTCCAAACCCCTATTCGGATGGTTAGCGAGGAACAGAGTAAGCAGGTTACCGAGATGTTTCTCATCATGCTGCCACCTTTTCTGCTGTTTATGGCGATTGCCGTATGGCTTGCACAGAGATTGGCGGCTCCATTTGTATATTTAGCCAGATTTGTGAGCAAGGCTTCTTCAGGACAAGGTAAAATGGTTATCCCACAAATCAAGCATCACTGGAACAGGGAGGCAGATCTCCTGACAAAGGCTGTCATGACGACCATTCATAAGATGCAGCAGGAGCACGCAGAACTATCAGATTCCGTAATGAAGGACCCTCTGACGGGTCTGCTGAACCGCAGAGCACTAAATGCCAAGCTGGATGACCTGATTGAGAACCAGCAGAGCTTCTCACTGCTTATGATGGATATTGATAAATTCAAGAACATTAATGATACATTCGGGCATCAAGCAGGCGATGAAGTGCTTCAATTCTTAGCCGATTTGATCGGAACATCTATAAGGCCACAAGACATCTGCTACAGGTTAGGGGGAGAAGAGTTGATCGTACTGCTGCCGGACACCCGGTTGGATGAGGCGTTTCTGATGGCTGAACAGATCCGGAAGCGTTGTGAATCCACCGATAGCCCGGTCAGAAGGCCTATTACGATTTCAATTGGCGTTGCTGAATATCCGGCACTAACCTCCGATCTGGAGGAGCTGTACGAATTAGCCGACCAGGCCTTGTATCGGGCCAAGGCTGCGGGAAGAAACCGCACGATCAAAGCAGGAACGCGGTAG
- a CDS encoding YuzF family protein, with protein sequence MPYPVHPYHHATKPLSVTLIDPCVVEALRGALGKYVVLETTRGRLEGCVADVKPDHVVLDVRGKMFFVRICEIVWIMPD encoded by the coding sequence ATGCCTTACCCAGTTCACCCGTATCATCATGCGACTAAGCCGCTGAGTGTGACTCTGATCGATCCCTGTGTCGTGGAAGCTTTGCGCGGGGCACTAGGCAAATATGTCGTATTGGAGACAACGCGCGGACGGCTGGAAGGCTGTGTAGCCGATGTAAAGCCTGATCATGTGGTGCTGGATGTTCGGGGGAAAATGTTCTTCGTCCGCATTTGTGAGATCGTCTGGATCATGCCTGATTAA
- a CDS encoding TIGR00730 family Rossman fold protein has product MRSICIFAGANPGIKPEYQQKAALLGRLLAEQDIRLVYGGSRNGLMGIAANEALAYGGEVVGIMPTGLFKAEIVHRELTELVEVNGMHERKAKMAEYADAFIALPGGIGTFEELFEVLCWAQIGLHGKPVGLLNTLGYYEPLMGLIRHCITEGFASHSNLEAIHIADEPEDLLSQMRHHSLLIPEKKWS; this is encoded by the coding sequence ATGCGATCTATATGCATATTTGCCGGAGCCAATCCGGGAATCAAGCCCGAGTATCAGCAGAAGGCGGCGTTGTTGGGACGATTGCTGGCTGAACAAGATATTCGCCTAGTGTATGGGGGATCTCGCAACGGGCTGATGGGAATTGCGGCGAATGAAGCTTTGGCCTATGGGGGTGAGGTCGTCGGCATTATGCCGACAGGTCTATTCAAAGCGGAGATTGTACATCGGGAGCTGACAGAGCTTGTAGAGGTCAATGGCATGCATGAGCGTAAAGCGAAAATGGCGGAATATGCTGATGCCTTCATTGCTTTGCCGGGCGGGATTGGGACCTTTGAAGAATTATTCGAGGTATTATGCTGGGCTCAAATCGGTCTTCATGGCAAACCTGTAGGTTTGCTAAACACGCTGGGTTATTATGAGCCCCTCATGGGACTCATTCGTCACTGTATAACTGAAGGCTTCGCATCACATTCCAATCTTGAAGCCATTCACATTGCTGATGAGCCGGAGGATCTTCTCAGTCAGATGAGACATCACTCGTTACTTATTCCCGAGAAAAAGTGGTCCTAG
- a CDS encoding antibiotic biosynthesis monooxygenase family protein: MFVQIRRITVTEGNADKVVERFSSPGIVDEQEGFVDSQVFVKKASRGEEEVVVMIRWESEDHWKQWEKSDAHIAGHKANRGKPKPDYIVNTEVGMYELKAVKSASK; encoded by the coding sequence ATGTTCGTTCAAATTAGAAGAATTACAGTTACCGAAGGGAATGCAGATAAAGTAGTTGAACGCTTCAGCAGTCCGGGTATTGTTGATGAGCAGGAAGGGTTTGTCGACAGCCAGGTTTTTGTGAAAAAAGCATCCCGCGGTGAAGAAGAAGTCGTGGTGATGATCCGCTGGGAATCAGAGGATCACTGGAAGCAGTGGGAGAAGAGCGATGCCCACATCGCCGGTCACAAAGCAAACCGTGGGAAACCAAAACCTGACTATATCGTCAACACCGAAGTAGGTATGTACGAGCTGAAGGCCGTTAAATCCGCCTCTAAGTAA
- a CDS encoding acetyl-CoA acetyltransferase produces the protein MNVLPEQMDRNVIYQASPETVNNMRRYRDHIHQAAAPYLNRRVRVQTIDGHVYEGILVYLDGGLLHLQTTHPHHAVHSINRSFFNPYSSAILPLVLYELLVITLLY, from the coding sequence ATGAATGTACTACCTGAGCAGATGGACAGAAATGTCATCTATCAAGCGTCACCTGAGACGGTAAACAACATGAGAAGATACAGAGATCATATTCACCAAGCTGCTGCCCCCTATCTGAATCGCCGGGTGCGTGTGCAGACTATAGATGGCCATGTGTATGAAGGCATTTTGGTTTATCTGGACGGCGGCCTACTGCATTTGCAAACCACGCATCCGCATCACGCTGTACATTCTATAAACCGCTCCTTCTTCAATCCTTATTCCAGCGCCATTCTCCCTCTCGTGCTCTATGAACTGCTTGTTATTACTCTGCTCTATTAA
- a CDS encoding DUF3231 family protein: MGVLDGKNEPMHYGEIYHVWEYSSKAKASLSGYQAMLNHAGDKDLKEVLQDLITQARHEIKETDDLLMKNNITPAPLLPERPEAHWEEIPAGARFSDIEIAMGIAADIAIGLPAISTIIGMCIREDVALMFTKYYAKKQAMGERVLRMNKDKGWLIPPPLHVDRPEMAHV; this comes from the coding sequence ATGGGTGTGTTAGATGGAAAGAATGAACCGATGCATTACGGTGAAATTTATCATGTGTGGGAATATTCCAGCAAGGCGAAAGCCAGTCTCTCCGGTTACCAAGCCATGCTAAATCACGCAGGAGATAAAGACCTCAAAGAGGTACTTCAAGACTTGATCACACAGGCTCGACACGAAATTAAAGAGACCGATGATCTGCTCATGAAGAACAACATTACCCCTGCTCCGCTTCTTCCTGAAAGACCGGAAGCGCACTGGGAAGAGATTCCCGCAGGCGCAAGATTCTCCGATATCGAGATCGCCATGGGTATTGCTGCCGATATCGCCATAGGACTACCGGCCATCAGTACCATTATCGGGATGTGCATCCGGGAGGATGTAGCCTTAATGTTCACCAAATATTATGCTAAAAAGCAAGCCATGGGAGAACGGGTGCTTCGTATGAATAAAGACAAGGGTTGGCTGATTCCTCCACCGCTGCATGTAGATAGACCCGAAATGGCTCACGTTTAA